A genomic segment from Amphiura filiformis chromosome 10, Afil_fr2py, whole genome shotgun sequence encodes:
- the LOC140162011 gene encoding uncharacterized protein, whose translation MMDLLRRTMDTVTARTPVIRQIRSMDQLSVLHLIFIIVNVINVVTPISAQTTVDMETTAEYTTETTTDALSCPPDFVRGYADNCYYFSTYKSWWVYGRDDCLDTEDADLLIINDQMELDYILTEITNYNDTWWIGYYDVSVEDTWRWVDCNYTNTWQDTLWAPGQPDNDGQQDCAILDNNGLLYDQVCDETFYFICEITPKDFFLNETNVQTVDAEAISSTDIEVTWEVSPYNCDLIGYIIRYFMVDDPTQTGLKTVLGGNQNTSTLTDLEVNTKYAINIAGLTTTVELEPVGPVIVQTLLCPDGFERGPNDRCYYFSRGSTYWLSARGGCQSVTDTDLLILDNEEEAEYIRNRTAQINPDAKWWIGYYDVSIEGVWKWVDCTSSEPWHETLWAPGQPDNNGEQDCGIVGDNGHLYDELCDEYIYRYICEVTPKDFFGNETNARNLQADALSSSEIEAMWEVSPKNCDVFGYRVHYYEIDNPDNTGSVSVFPGNATYAIISGLETDTEYAISVAGLTIDEELEKIGPVTVRTLLCPDGFERGPNDRCYYFSRGSTYWLSARGGCQSVTDTDLLILDNEEEAEYIRNRTAQIDPDAKWWIGYYDVSIEGVWKWVDCTSSEPWHETLWAPGQPDNIGEQDCGIVGDNGHLYDELCDEYNYRYICEVTPKDFFGNDTNARNLKADALSSSEIEAIWEVSPNNCDVFGYRVHYYEIDNPDNTGSVSVFPGNATYAVISGLETDTEYAISVAGLTIDEELEKIGPVTVRTLLCPDGFERGPNDRCYYCSRGSTYWLSARGGCQSVTDTDLLILDNEEEAEYIRNRTAQINPDAKWWIGYYDVSIEGVWKWVDCTSSEPWHETLWAPGQPDNIGEQDCGIVGDNGHLYDELCDEYNYRYICEVTPKDFFGNDTNARNLKADALSSSEIEAIWEVSPNNCDVFGYRVHYYEIDNPDNTGSVSVFPGNATYAVISGLETDTEYAISVAGLTIDEELEKIGPVTVRTLLCPDGFERGPNDRCYYFSRGSTYWLSARGGCQSVTDTDLLILDNEEEAEYIRNRTAQIDPDAKWWIGYYDVSIEGVWKWVDCTSSEPWHETLWAPGQPDNIGEQDCGIVGDNGHLYDELCDEYNYRYICEVTPKDFFGNDTNARNLKADALSSSEIEAIWEVSPNNCDVFGYRVHYYEIDNPDNTGSVSVFPGNATYAVISGLETDTEYAISVAGLTIDEELEKIGPVTVRTLLCPDGFERGPNDRCYYFSRGSTYWLSARGGCQSVTDTDLLILDNEEEAEYIRNRTAQIDPDAKWWIGYYDVSIEGVWKWVDCTSSEPWHETLWAPGQPDNIGEQDCGIVGDNGHLYDELCDEYNYRYICEVTPKDFFGNDTNARNLKADALSSSEIEAIWEVSPNNCDVFGYRVHYYEIDNPDNTGSVSVFPGNATYAVISGLETDTEYAISVAGLTIDEELEKIGPVTVRTLLCPDGFERGPNDRCYYFSRGSTYWLSARGGCQSVTDTDLLILDNEEEAEYIRNRTAQIDPDAKWWIGYYDVSIEGVWKWVDCTSSEPWHETLWAPGQPDNIGEQDCGIVGDNGHLYDELCDEYNYRYICEVTPKDFFGNDTNARNLKADALSSSEIEAIWEVSPNNCDVFGYRVHYYEIDNPENTGSVSVFPGNATYAVISGLETDTEYAISVAGLTIDEELEKIGPVTVRTCK comes from the exons ATGATGGATCTATTAAGGAGAACTATGGATACAGTAACAGCGAGGACTCCAGTGATAAGACAAATCAGGTCAATGGATCAATTAAGTGTGTTACATCTTatctttattattgttaatgttatcaATGTTGTTACACCAATTAGTGCTCAAACTACAGTTGATATGGAAACAACGGCGGAGTACACTACAGAAACCACAACAG ACGCATTATCGTGCCCGCCTGATTTTGTGCGTGGTTATGCTGATAATTGTTACTACTTCTCAACCTATAAGAGTTGGTGGGTTTATGGGCGAGACGACTGCCTGGATACGGAGGATGCAGATTTACTTATCATCAATGATCAGATGGAATTAGATTATATTCTAACAGAAATTACCAATTACAATGACACATGGTGGATCG GCTATTATGATGTGTCTGTGGAGGATACGTGGCGTTGGGTAGATTGCAATTACACCAATACATGGCAGGATACATTATGGGCTCCAGGACAACCCGACAATGACGGCCAACAAGATTGTGCAATATTAGATAATAATGGCCTACTCTATGATCAAGTCTGCGACgagacattttattttatatgcGAAATAACACCAAAAG ATTTCTTCCTAAATGAAACCAATGTGCAAACTGTTGATGCCGAGGCTATTTCGTCAACTGATATAGAGGTAACATGGGAAGTATCGCCTTACAATTGTGACTTAATTGGCTATATAATAAGATACTTTATGGTTGATGATCCTACACAGACAG GTTTAAAGACCGTGCTAGGCGGCAATCAGAACACAAGCACATTAACTGATTTGGAAGTAAACACAAAATATGCAATCAATATAGCAGGATTGACAACAACAGTCGAACTAGAACCTGTTGGACCTGTAATCGTACAAACAT TACTTTGTCCAGATGGTTTTGAAAGAGGGCCAAACGACAGGTGCTATTACTTCTCCAGAGGTAGTACCTACTGGCTTTCTGCAAGAGGTGGATGTCAAAGTGTTACAGATACTGATTTGCTTATCTTAGATAATGAAGAAGAGGCAGAATATATCAGAAATAGAACTGCACAAATTAATCCAGATGCTAAATGGTGGATTGGGTATTATGATGTATCGATCGAAGGTGTTTGGAAATGGGTGGATTGTACAAGCTCTGAACCTTGGCATGAAACTCTGTGGGCACCAGGACAGCCTGATAATAACGGCGAACAGGACTGTGGTATTGTGGGTGATAATGGCCACTTATATGATGAACTTTGTGATGAGTACATCTATCGATACATTTGTGAAGTTACACCGAAAG ACTTCTTTGGAAACGAAACTAACGCAAGAAACCTTCAAGCTGACGCATTATCATCTAGTGAAATTGAAGCCATGTGGGAAGTTTCGCCGAAGAATTGTGATGTTTTTGGCTACAGAGTCCACTACTATGAAATCGACAATCCCGATAACACCG GTTCCGTGAGTGTGTTTCCTGGTAATGCAACATATGCAATTATTTCAGGCTTAGAAACAGACACCGAATATGCCATCAGCGTAGCAGGTTTGACTATTGATGAAGAACTTGAAAAGATTGGACCAGTTACAGTGAGAACAT TACTTTGTCCAGATGGTTTTGAAAGAGGGCCAAACGACAGGTGCTATTACTTCTCCAGAGGTAGTACCTACTGGCTTTCTGCAAGAGGTGGATGTCAAAGTGTTACAGATACTGATCTGCTTATCTTAGATAATGAAGAAGAAGCAGAATATATCAGAAATAGAACTGCACAAATTGATCCAGATGCTAAATGGTGGATTGGGTATTATGATGTATCGATCGAAGGTGTTTGGAAATGGGTGGATTGTACAAGCTCTGAACCTTGGCATGAAACTCTGTGGGCACCAGGACAGCCTGATAATATCGGCGAACAGGACTGTGGTATTGTGGGTGATAATGGCCACTTATATGATGAACTTTGTGATGAGTACAACTATCGATACATTTGTGAAGTTACACCGAAAG ACTTCTTTGGAAACGATACTAACGCAAGAAACCTTAAAGCTGACGCATTGTCATCTAGTGAAATTGAAGCCATATGGGAAGTTTCGCCGAACAACTGTGATGTCTTTGGCTACAGAGTCCACTACTATGAAATCGACAATCCCGATAACACCG GTTCCGTCAGTGTGTTTCCTGGTAATGCAACATATGCAGTTATTTCAGGCTTAGAAACAGACACCGAATATGCCATCAGCGTAGCAGGTTTGACTATTGATGAAGAACTTGAAAAGATTGGACCAGTTACAGTGAGAACAT TACTTTGTCCAGATGGTTTTGAAAGAGGGCCAAACGACAGGTGCTATTACTGCTCCAGAGGTAGTACCTACTGGCTTTCTGCAAGAGGTGGATGTCAAAGTGTTACAGATACTGATCTGCTTATCTTAGATAATGAAGAAGAAGCAGAATATATCAGAAATAGAACTGCACAAATTAATCCAGATGCTAAATGGTGGATTGGGTATTATGATGTATCGATCGAAGGTGTTTGGAAATGGGTGGATTGTACAAGCTCTGAACCTTGGCATGAAACTCTGTGGGCACCAGGACAGCCTGATAATATCGGCGAACAGGACTGTGGTATTGTGGGTGATAATGGCCACTTATATGATGAACTTTGTGATGAGTACAACTATCGATACATTTGTGAAGTTACACCGAAAG ACTTCTTTGGAAACGATACTAACGCAAGAAACCTTAAAGCTGACGCATTGTCATCTAGTGAAATTGAAGCCATATGGGAAGTTTCGCCGAACAACTGTGATGTCTTTGGCTACAGAGTCCACTACTATGAAATCGACAATCCCGATAACACCG GTTCCGTCAGTGTGTTTCCTGGTAATGCAACATATGCAGTTATTTCAGGCTTAGAAACAGACACCGAATATGCCATCAGCGTAGCAGGTTTGACTATTGATGAAGAACTTGAAAAGATTGGACCAGTTACAGTGAGAACAT TACTTTGTCCAGATGGTTTTGAAAGAGGGCCAAACGACAGGTGCTATTACTTCTCCAGAGGTAGTACCTACTGGCTTTCTGCAAGAGGTGGATGTCAAAGTGTTACAGATACTGATCTGCTTATCTTAGATAATGAAGAAGAAGCAGAATATATCAGAAATAGAACTGCACAAATTGATCCAGATGCTAAATGGTGGATTGGGTATTATGATGTATCGATCGAAGGTGTTTGGAAATGGGTGGATTGTACAAGCTCTGAACCTTGGCATGAAACTCTGTGGGCACCAGGACAGCCTGATAATATCGGCGAACAGGACTGTGGTATTGTGGGTGATAATGGCCACTTATATGATGAACTTTGTGATGAGTACAACTATCGATACATTTGTGAAGTTACACCGAAAG ACTTCTTTGGAAACGATACTAACGCAAGAAACCTTAAAGCTGACGCATTGTCATCTAGTGAAATTGAAGCCATATGGGAAGTTTCGCCGAACAACTGTGATGTCTTTGGCTACAGAGTCCACTACTATGAAATCGACAATCCCGATAACACCG GTTCCGTCAGTGTGTTTCCTGGTAATGCAACATATGCAGTTATTTCAGGCTTAGAAACAGACACCGAATATGCCATCAGCGTAGCAGGTTTGACTATTGATGAAGAACTTGAAAAGATTGGACCAGTTACAGTGAGAACAT TACTTTGTCCAGATGGTTTTGAAAGAGGGCCAAACGACAGGTGCTATTACTTCTCCAGAGGTAGTACCTACTGGCTTTCTGCAAGAGGTGGATGTCAAAGTGTTACAGATACTGATCTGCTTATCTTAGATAATGAAGAAGAAGCAGAATATATCAGAAATAGAACTGCACAAATTGATCCAGATGCTAAATGGTGGATTGGGTATTATGATGTATCGATCGAAGGTGTTTGGAAATGGGTGGATTGTACAAGCTCTGAACCTTGGCATGAAACTCTGTGGGCACCAGGACAGCCTGATAATATCGGCGAACAGGACTGTGGTATTGTGGGTGATAATGGCCACTTATATGATGAACTTTGTGATGAGTACAACTATCGATACATTTGTGAAGTTACACCGAAAG ACTTCTTTGGAAACGATACTAACGCAAGAAACCTTAAAGCTGACGCATTGTCATCTAGTGAAATTGAAGCCATATGGGAAGTTTCGCCGAACAACTGTGATGTCTTTGGCTACAGAGTCCACTACTATGAAATCGACAATCCCGATAACACCG GTTCCGTCAGTGTGTTTCCTGGTAATGCAACATATGCAGTTATTTCAGGCTTAGAAACAGACACCGAATATGCCATCAGCGTAGCAGGTTTGACTATTGATGAAGAACTTGAAAAGATTGGACCAGTTACAGTGAGAACAT TACTTTGTCCAGATGGTTTTGAAAGAGGGCCAAACGACAGGTGCTATTACTTCTCCAGAGGTAGTACCTACTGGCTTTCTGCAAGAGGTGGATGTCAAAGTGTTACAGATACTGATCTGCTTATCTTAGATAATGAAGAAGAAGCAGAATATATCAGAAATAGAACTGCACAAATTGATCCAGATGCTAAATGGTGGATTGGGTATTATGATGTATCGATCGAAGGTGTTTGGAAATGGGTGGATTGTACAAGCTCTGAACCTTGGCATGAAACTCTGTGGGCACCAGGACAGCCTGATAATATCGGCGAACAGGACTGTGGTATTGTGGGTGATAATGGCCACTTATATGATGAACTTTGTGATGAGTACAACTATCGATACATTTGTGAAGTTACACCGAAAG ACTTCTTTGGAAACGATACTAACGCAAGAAACCTTAAAGCTGACGCATTGTCATCTAGTGAAATTGAAGCCATATGGGAAGTTTCGCCGAACAACTGTGATGTCTTTGGCTACAGAGTCCACTACTATGAAATCGACAATCCCGAGAACACCG GTTCCGTCAGTGTGTTTCCTGGTAATGCAACATATGCAGTTATTTCAGGCTTAGAAACAGACACCGAATATGCCATCAGCGTAGCAGGTTTGACTATTGATGAAGAACTTGAAAAGATTGGACCAGTTACAGTGAGAACATGTAAGTAA